Proteins found in one Amycolatopsis camponoti genomic segment:
- a CDS encoding NAD(P)/FAD-dependent oxidoreductase, which translates to MRVVIVGGGFAGYHAAKSLRKTAGEDVEVVVLNPTDYFLYLPLLPEVAAGILDPRRVTVSLPETLPGVRLVLGTATGVDFDARQVTYTDPEDQDHRIGYDRLVLAAGSVNKLLPIPGVPEYAHGFRGVPEALYLRDHITRQIELAAAAEDPAERDARCTFVVVGAGYTGTEVAAQGPAFTDALAARHPELAGQKIRWLLLDVAERVLPELGKRLGKTADEVLRARGVEVLMKTSVDHADAKGVTLTNGEPVPTRTLVWCVGVRPDPLVADIGLETAKGRLCVNEQLVVPGHDDVFACGDAAAVPDLTRPGQYTAMTAQHAERQGKLAGRNVAASLGYGRTGTYRHHDLGFVVDLGAGAAAANPLHIPLSGLPAKVVTRAYHLMAMPGNRVRTAVDWILDRLTGRQTVQLGLVRSGAVPLDTDSPELPRR; encoded by the coding sequence ATGCGAGTCGTCATCGTCGGCGGTGGATTCGCCGGCTACCACGCGGCCAAGAGCCTGCGCAAGACGGCCGGTGAGGACGTCGAAGTGGTCGTGCTCAACCCCACGGACTACTTCCTCTACCTGCCGCTCCTGCCGGAGGTGGCGGCCGGGATCCTCGACCCGCGGCGCGTGACGGTTTCGCTCCCCGAGACCCTGCCCGGTGTCCGCCTGGTGCTCGGTACCGCCACCGGCGTCGACTTCGACGCTCGCCAAGTCACCTACACGGATCCGGAGGACCAGGATCACCGGATCGGGTACGACCGGTTGGTGCTCGCCGCGGGCAGCGTCAACAAGCTCCTGCCGATCCCGGGCGTCCCGGAGTACGCGCACGGGTTCCGCGGTGTGCCCGAGGCGCTGTACCTGCGCGACCACATCACGCGCCAGATCGAGCTCGCCGCCGCGGCCGAGGACCCCGCCGAACGCGACGCGCGCTGCACATTCGTCGTCGTCGGTGCCGGCTACACCGGGACCGAGGTCGCCGCGCAGGGCCCGGCGTTCACCGACGCCCTCGCCGCGCGCCACCCCGAGCTGGCCGGGCAGAAGATCCGCTGGCTGCTGCTCGACGTCGCCGAGCGGGTGCTCCCCGAGCTCGGCAAGCGGCTGGGGAAGACCGCCGACGAGGTGCTGCGCGCCCGCGGCGTCGAGGTGCTGATGAAAACCTCGGTGGACCACGCCGACGCCAAGGGCGTCACGCTGACGAACGGCGAGCCGGTGCCGACCCGGACCCTCGTGTGGTGCGTCGGCGTGCGGCCGGACCCGCTGGTGGCCGACATCGGGCTCGAGACGGCGAAGGGCCGCCTCTGCGTGAACGAACAGCTCGTCGTCCCCGGCCACGACGACGTCTTCGCCTGCGGTGACGCGGCCGCCGTGCCCGACCTCACCCGGCCCGGCCAGTACACCGCGATGACCGCGCAGCACGCCGAGCGGCAGGGGAAGCTCGCCGGGCGCAACGTCGCGGCCTCACTCGGCTATGGCCGGACCGGTACCTACCGGCACCACGACCTCGGTTTCGTCGTCGACCTCGGTGCCGGCGCCGCCGCGGCGAACCCGCTGCACATCCCGCTCTCCGGGCTGCCGGCGAAGGTCGTGACCCGCGCCTACCACCTGATGGCGATGCCCGGGAACCGCGTGCGCACGGCCGTCGACTGGATCTTGGACCGGCTGACCGGCCGCCAGACCGTCCAGCTGGGACTGGTCCGCTCCGGCGCGGTGCCGCTCGACACCGACTCCCCCGAACTCCCCCGGCGCTGA
- a CDS encoding baeRF2 domain-containing protein: protein MDTSALRDLTTAGGPFASVHFDESHDTEDAAKQLTIRLKEIEAALSDQRADAETVHAVLQAVVGSEPPVGKAGRSIVAAHGSVLLDRRLAAPPPEQIVRFSALPYLLPLATHEAETLPYLVVVTDQVGAEVTEHGRGTPRTETVEGVDPLEVQGGSGPAHRDKQTGETARQNFEEIARHVAKAAERSRAELVVLAGEVQARTALHERLPEPVRRITTEVEGGSRAPGSSREELDRRVHELLAGRRLASLDDVAEKFRAESGRESGLAVSGLEAVTTALAEANVATLLVGSPGATSVFAGPEPTQVAVGKAGLQALGVADPEQRRADEAIPFAAVATGAEVVVLDERLDLWEGFGALLRHS from the coding sequence GTGGACACATCCGCGTTGCGCGACCTCACCACGGCCGGCGGGCCGTTCGCATCCGTGCACTTCGACGAGTCGCACGACACCGAAGACGCCGCCAAGCAGCTCACGATCCGGCTGAAGGAGATCGAAGCGGCTTTGAGCGACCAACGGGCCGACGCCGAGACGGTGCACGCCGTCCTGCAGGCCGTCGTCGGCAGCGAGCCGCCGGTCGGCAAGGCTGGCCGCAGCATCGTCGCCGCGCACGGCTCGGTGCTGCTCGACCGGCGCCTGGCCGCGCCGCCGCCGGAGCAGATCGTCCGGTTCTCGGCGCTGCCGTACCTGCTCCCGCTCGCGACGCACGAGGCGGAGACGCTGCCGTACCTCGTCGTCGTGACCGACCAGGTCGGCGCCGAAGTCACCGAGCACGGCCGGGGCACGCCGCGCACCGAGACGGTCGAAGGCGTGGACCCGCTCGAGGTCCAGGGCGGCAGCGGTCCGGCGCACCGCGACAAGCAGACCGGCGAGACGGCCCGGCAGAACTTCGAGGAGATCGCGCGACACGTCGCGAAGGCAGCCGAGCGCTCCCGAGCCGAGCTGGTCGTCCTGGCCGGCGAGGTACAGGCGCGCACGGCGTTGCACGAACGGCTGCCGGAGCCGGTCCGCCGGATCACCACCGAGGTCGAGGGCGGCAGCCGCGCGCCGGGCTCGTCCCGCGAGGAGCTGGACCGCCGGGTCCACGAGCTGCTGGCCGGCCGCCGGCTGGCGAGCCTGGACGACGTGGCCGAGAAGTTCCGGGCGGAGTCGGGCCGTGAGTCGGGATTGGCGGTCAGCGGCCTCGAAGCCGTGACGACGGCGCTGGCCGAGGCCAACGTGGCCACCCTGCTCGTCGGCTCCCCCGGCGCCACGTCGGTGTTCGCCGGGCCGGAGCCCACGCAGGTGGCGGTGGGCAAGGCCGGGTTGCAGGCGCTCGGCGTCGCCGATCCGGAGCAGCGCCGGGCGGACGAGGCGATCCCGTTCGCGGCGGTCGCCACCGGTGCGGAGGTCGTGGTGCTGGACGAGCGCCTGGATCTCTGGGAGGGCTTCGGAGCCTTGCTGCGGCACAGCTGA
- a CDS encoding thiamine pyrophosphate-requiring protein encodes MSETVADHLLARLREWDVDQVFAYPGDGINGLVTAFGKADDAPRFVQARHEEMAALAAVGYAKFSGKPGVCMATSGPGAIHLLNGLYDAKLDHVPVVAIVGQTARSAMGGSYQQEVDLQALFKDVASEYLVEVNVPEQLPNALDRAMRTAIAQRAPTAVIIPADLQEETYSAPQHAFKQVPSSPPFHPRASVVPPADELARAAEVINAGERVAVLVGQGGRNAVTELREFAELTGAGIAKALLGKDVLPDDLPYVTGAIGLLGTRPSYELMRDCDTLVIVGSGFPYSQFLPEFGRARAVQIDVDARFLGLRYPTEVNLLGDAKSTLERLLPLLERKSDTSWQGKVAHNVAEWHETVVRQAMLEADPVNPMRIVHELSERIPDDAIVTADSGSATNWYARNLRIRGRMRSSLSGTLATMGPAVPYAIGAKFAHPDRPVVALTGDGAMQMNGMAELLTIARYRELWADQRLVICVFHNGDLNQVTWELRAMGGAPKFEASQSLPEVSYADFARGIGLRGIAVDDPDQLGDAWSAAFGAGVPTVLDVRCDPEVPPIPPHATAEQLKSMTEAVLKGDPNAWHLFTQGMKTKLQELLPTKR; translated from the coding sequence ATGAGCGAAACCGTTGCCGACCACCTACTGGCCCGATTACGAGAATGGGACGTCGACCAGGTCTTCGCCTATCCCGGTGACGGGATCAACGGACTCGTCACCGCGTTCGGCAAGGCGGATGACGCACCCCGGTTCGTCCAGGCGCGCCACGAAGAGATGGCGGCCCTGGCCGCGGTCGGGTACGCGAAGTTCAGCGGCAAGCCGGGCGTCTGCATGGCGACGTCCGGTCCCGGCGCGATCCACCTGCTCAACGGCCTCTACGACGCGAAGCTGGACCACGTCCCGGTGGTGGCGATCGTCGGGCAGACCGCGCGCAGCGCGATGGGCGGCAGCTACCAGCAGGAAGTCGACCTGCAGGCGCTGTTCAAGGACGTCGCGAGCGAGTACCTCGTCGAGGTCAACGTGCCCGAGCAGCTGCCCAACGCGCTCGACCGGGCGATGCGCACCGCGATCGCGCAGCGCGCGCCGACGGCGGTGATCATCCCCGCCGACCTGCAGGAGGAGACATACTCGGCGCCGCAGCACGCGTTCAAGCAGGTGCCGTCCAGCCCGCCGTTCCACCCGCGGGCGAGCGTCGTGCCGCCCGCGGACGAGCTGGCGCGGGCCGCCGAAGTGATCAACGCGGGCGAGCGCGTCGCGGTGCTCGTCGGCCAGGGCGGCCGCAACGCCGTCACCGAGCTGCGCGAGTTCGCCGAGCTGACCGGCGCCGGGATCGCGAAGGCGTTGCTGGGCAAGGACGTCCTGCCCGACGACCTGCCGTACGTGACCGGGGCGATCGGGCTGCTCGGCACCCGGCCCAGCTACGAGCTGATGCGCGACTGCGACACGCTGGTCATCGTCGGGTCCGGCTTCCCGTACTCCCAGTTCCTGCCCGAGTTCGGGCGGGCGCGGGCGGTCCAGATCGACGTCGACGCGCGGTTCCTCGGCCTGCGCTACCCCACCGAGGTGAACCTGCTCGGCGACGCCAAGAGCACCCTCGAACGGCTCCTGCCGCTGCTGGAGCGCAAGAGCGACACGTCGTGGCAGGGCAAGGTGGCGCACAACGTCGCCGAGTGGCACGAGACCGTGGTGCGGCAGGCGATGCTGGAAGCCGACCCGGTCAACCCGATGCGGATCGTGCACGAGCTGTCCGAGCGGATCCCCGACGACGCGATCGTCACCGCCGACTCCGGCTCGGCCACCAACTGGTACGCCCGCAACCTGCGGATCCGCGGCCGGATGCGCTCTTCACTGTCCGGAACGCTGGCGACCATGGGCCCGGCGGTGCCGTACGCGATCGGCGCCAAGTTCGCCCATCCCGACCGGCCCGTCGTCGCACTGACCGGGGACGGCGCCATGCAGATGAACGGCATGGCGGAGCTGCTGACCATCGCCCGTTACCGGGAGCTCTGGGCCGACCAGCGGCTGGTGATCTGCGTGTTCCACAACGGCGACCTCAACCAGGTCACCTGGGAGCTGCGGGCGATGGGCGGCGCACCCAAGTTCGAGGCGTCGCAGTCGCTGCCCGAAGTGTCCTATGCGGACTTCGCGCGCGGCATCGGGCTGCGCGGCATCGCCGTCGACGACCCGGACCAGCTCGGCGACGCGTGGTCGGCCGCGTTCGGCGCCGGCGTGCCGACGGTGCTCGACGTGCGGTGCGACCCCGAGGTCCCGCCGATCCCGCCGCACGCCACGGCCGAGCAGCTGAAGTCGATGACCGAAGCGGTGCTGAAGGGCGACCCGAACGCCTGGCACCTGTTCACCCAGGGCATGAAGACCAAGCTCCAGGAGCTGTTGCCCACCAAACGCTGA